A genomic stretch from Phaeodactylum tricornutum CCAP 1055/1 chromosome 22, whole genome shotgun sequence includes:
- a CDS encoding predicted protein translates to MARKRATVLTTLTPRPRTASGIWEKETGQKGEEVVPVTQKDDGDHDPLRTVTVNTSATAGRTTNSTVLRQSPCAPTLGALPPSLACTPTVTQDWNSVSVYNSTLPKSSVARKEFLAQRSLVTVTPRLRSTINQKRPLEKITRSTLDSIPPPPKMSEKEKQKGKQSGFQIRNETTRAREDDKHYPAWEALLSKRQHCSPQAQSQSSAFLSQQQQRREADKKVLKRIASIVQELSQTDPFDTSPTKVATVVQQLALLRKLADQDENYQRNCDYMARCGGLSMLVTLLRKSHQVSGCDVIVASLLQCIWALASDDDSNCGVFRILGVISAVVETMWIYASNASVLINACGTLDALLVDGDTDAYQEYIHARGVEIVVLSLNRLASEDSQSCRLTKWGASLLRRLLGSATVVDTATVEVVHVVLQRLSRGEKPKTWVERRLGSREHK, encoded by the exons ATGGCGAGAAAGCGAGCTACAGTCTTGACGACGCTTACACCTCGGCCTCGCACTGCTTCAGGAATTTGGGAGAAAGAAACGGGACAGAAGGGCGAAGAAGTAGTTCCTGTGACGCAAAaagacgatggagatcaTGATCCTTTACgcactgtcacagtcaatacgtCGGCCACCGCTGGGCGAACCACCAACTCTACCGTACTTCGTCAAAGTCCCTGTGCTCCCACGTTGGGCGCACTGCCACCCAGTCTAGCTTGTACGCCTACAGTAACTCAAGACTGGAATTCTGTTTCGGTATACAATTCGACTTTGCCGAAATCTTCCGTTGCCCGCAAAGAATTCTTGGCGCAAAGATCCTTAGTGACCGTCACTCCCCGTCTACGCAGCACCATCAATCAAAAACGACCACTGGAGAAAATCACCAGAAGCACTTTGGACTCcattccaccaccaccgaaGATGTCTGAGAAAGAGAAACAGAAAGGAAAACAATCTGGGTTCCAAATACGGAATGAAACCACACGTGCCAGAGAAGATGACAAACATTACCCAGCATGGGAAGCCCTCCTTTCCAAAAGACAACACTGCAGTCCACAAGCGCAGTCACAGAGCTCTGCTTTTCTGTctcagcagcaacagcgtCGGGAAGCCGATAAAAAGGTTCTCAAACGTATTGCCAGTATCGTTCAAGAACTGTCACAGACTGATCCATTTGACACTTCACCAACAAAAGTTGCCACTGTCGTCCAGCAGCTTGCTCTTTTACGGAAATTGGCCGACCAGGATGAGAACTACCAAC GGAACTGTGACTACATGGCTCGTTGCGGCGGCCTGTCTATGCTTGTAACTTTGCTGCGGAAAAGTCATCAGGTGTCGGGGTGCGACGTCATCGTTGCATCTTTATTACAGTGTATATGGGCTCTTGcctcggacgacgactcAAATTGTGGAGTCTTTCGTATTCTTGGCGTTATTTCCGCAGTAGTCGAAACAATGTGGATTTATGCCTCCAACGCCTCTGTCTTAATCAATGCGTGTGGGACTCTCGACGCTCTACTGGTGGATGGGGACACAGACGCATACCAGGAATACATCCATGCCCGAGGCGTGGAAATTGTAGTGCTCTCCCTCAATCGACTGGCATCGGAAGACAGCCAGTCGTGTCGTTTGACCAAATGGGGGGCCTCTCTGTTGCGCCGCCTGCTAGGAAGCGCTACCGTAGTAGACACGGCTACGGTCGAAGTCGTGCATGTTGTACTGCAGCGCTTGTCACGAGGAGAGAAACCCAAAACCTGGGTGGAACGACGTCTCGGCTCGCGCGAGCATAAGTAA